Proteins from one Setaria italica strain Yugu1 chromosome V, Setaria_italica_v2.0, whole genome shotgun sequence genomic window:
- the LOC101779879 gene encoding uncharacterized protein LOC101779879: protein MNSRLIKIADRLISSNQIAFIKGRYILESVVAAHEIIHAVFGKKEMGVILKLDYEKAYDRVSWDFLDEMLISRGFGTKWRKWIRKVVRGGSICVRINDENGGYFKPGKVQHEEDVAIGFLEEYDLDYEIAVVKVPAVLDVYCVPLDHQVQFDPHGRKVVAVGRDISDRLLTTSGTCTDSRGSQYSRYLMFSTCKLSEVMQGGALYDFYGNFFGINLFWDMERTIFLPRSIILERVVHFRTSLKKSVFLNLVKPVRDKKRQIRRIGVKLLPRPEGSIKIFGDVYPKGVWSELEHGVVSHILRNLVALASFKGESKLRTCTGFFIDYADKCPTILTSASLVRKNDAKIIEGLRIVVLLPNRERCEGKLEHYSLHYNVALVSVKNYTVDCPVDLNSEHLDWSTKLLAVGRCFESGLAMAASGKCTRWSGNLDCKDLQYTACTITKAGIGGPLVAVNGKFVGMNYYDRNMGTPFLWFDLLRGILNYFKTGQTNYMKILHDSSGLICRVGCIVKDGEQQPPNRRSEDKILEDQDEDASKDERAAIAHPNRYWYRNGNLSVYK, encoded by the exons ATGAACAGTAGGCTTATTAAGATTGCTGACAGGCTCATCTCCTCTAACCAGATTGCCTTTATCAAAGGCAGGTACATTCTAGAAAGTGTGGTGGCCGCCCATGAAATTATTCATGCGGTGTTTGGGAAAAAGGAGATGGGAGTTATCCTAAAGCTAGATTATGAGAAGGCGTACGATAGGGTTAGTTGGGATTTCCTGGATGAAATGCTAATATCAAGAGGTTTTGGTACAAAGTGGAGAAAGTGGATTAGGAAGGTTGTGAGAGGTGGTTCTATTTGTGTTAGAATAAATGATGAAAATGGGGGTTACTTCAAACCTGGAAAAG TACAGCATGAAGAAGATGTGGCCATAGGGTTTCTGGAAGAATATGATTTGGATTATGAAATTGCTGTTGTCAAAGTCCCGGCCGTCCTTGATGTTTATTGCGTGCCTCTCGATCATCAGGTGCAATTTGACCCCCATGGTCGAAAGGTAGTGGCAGTAGGGCGTGACATCTCTGACAGATTATTGACCACAAGTGGGACATGTACTGATTCACGTGGATCTCAATATAGTCGGTATCTTATgttctctacatgtaaattatCTGAG GTTATGCAGGGCGGTGCACTTTATGATTTTTATGGGAACTTTTTTGGCATCAACCTCTTCTGGGATATGGAAAGAACAATTTTCTTGCCAAGGAGTATAATTCTCGAACGTGTGGTGCATTTTCGTACATCCTTGAAAAAGAGTGTATTTCTAAACCTGGTGAAGCCAGTCAG GGataaaaaaagacaaataaGACGCATAGGTGTGAAACTTCTCCCTCGTCCTGAAG GTAGCATTAAGATTTTTGGAGACGTATATCCTAAAGGTGTCTGGAGTGAACTCGAGCATGGAGTTGTTTCTCACATATTAAGAAATCTTGTTGCACTTGCTTCATTCAAAG GTGAATCAAAATTAAGAACATGCACGGGATTTTTCATTGACTATGCTGATAAATGCCCGACTATTCTGACATCAGCGAGCTTGGTTAGGAAAAACGACGCCAAAATTATTGAGGGCTTAAGG ATTGTGGTGTTGCTTCCAAACAGGGAACGCTGTGAAGGGAAATTGGAACATTATAGTTTACATTACAATGTTGCTCTAGTCAGCGTCAAGAATTATACTGTTGATTGTCCTGTGGATCTGAACAGTGAGCATTTAGATTGGTCTACCAAGTTATTAGCCGTGGGCCGTTGCTTTGAATCAGGTTTAGCTATGGCTGCAAGTGGAAAATGTACCAGGTGGTCAGGCAACCTGGATTGCAAAGATCTTCAGTACACTGCATGTACAATCACTAAG GCTGGGATTGGAGGGCCCCTTGTTGCTGTCAACGGCAAATTTGTGGGCATGAACTACTATGATAGGAACATGGGAACTCCGTTCCTGTGGTTTGATCTTCTCCGTGGAATTCTGAACTATTTTAAGACAGGACA aacaaattatatgaagaTACTCCATGATTCATCAGGATTAATTTGTAGGGTGGGCTGTATTGTTAAAGATGGTGAGCAACAACCACCAAACAG ACGAAGTGAAGACAAAATCCTTGAGGATCAAGATGAAGATGCATCTAAAGATGAACGTGCAGCCATAGCCCACCCCAATAGATACTGGTACCGTAATGGAAATCTTTCCGTGTACAAGTAG
- the LOC101779487 gene encoding meiotic spindle formation protein mei-1 isoform X1, producing the protein MINNAAPLRCASSWTFVEKILVQALYKVLHSVSKKYPIVLYIRDVEKFFHKSPKMYLLFEKLLNKLEGPVLVLGSRIVEMDVDEELDDRLTVLFPYNIEIKPPENENHLVSWNSQLEEDMKMIQFQDNRNHILEVLAENDLECDDLGSICLSDTIGLSKYIEEIVVSAVSYHLMNNREPEYRNGKLVISAKSLSHALEIFQENKMSDKDSLKLEVTADALKAAEKGTAPTAAKSETKPATLLPPVRPPAAASAAPAAAAAAAAPAVESKPAPEKKDSPPPAAKAPEVPPDNEFEKRIRPEVIPANEIGVSFDDIGALDDIKESLHELVMLPLRRPDLFKGGLLKPCRGILLFGPPGTGKTMLAKAIANEAQASFINVSMSTITSKWFGEDEKNVRALFTLAAKVSPTIIFVDEVDSILGQRNRAGEHEAMRKIKNEFMTHWDGLLSRPDQRILVLAATNRPFDLDEAIIRRFERRIMVGLPSMESRELIMRRLLSKEKVDEGLDFKELATMTEGYSGSDLKNLCTTAAYRPVRELIQKERKKELEKLKREKGGAPSDSTKKKEKEEPIILRPLNMTDLKEAKNQVAASFAAEGAIMGELRQWNELYGEGGSRKKQQLTYFL; encoded by the exons ATGATAAACAATGCAGCTCCTCTCAGATGTGCTAGCAGCTGGACTTTTGTTGAGAAAATTTTAGTACAAGCACTGTACAAGGTTCTGCATTCAGTCTCTAAAAAGTATCCAATTGTACTCTACATAAGAGATGTTGAGAAGTTTTTTCACAAGTCCCCAAAAATGTATCTTCTGTTTGAAAAATTACTAAACAAGCTTGAAGGGCCAGTGCTTGTCCTCGGATCAAGGATTGTAGAGATGGACGTTGATGAGGAGTTGGACGACAGGCTTACTGTTTTATTCCCGTATAATATTGAAATCAAGCCACCTGAAAACGAAAATCACCTTGTAAGTTGGAACTCTCAATTAGAAGAAGACATGAAGATGATTCAGTTTCAAGATAACCGGAATCATATTTTGGAAGTCCTTGCAGAAAATGACCTCGAGTGTGATGACTTAGGCTCGATATGCCTATCTGATACAATAGGCCTTAGTAAGTATATAGAGGAGATTGTGGTATCTGCAGTTTCATATCACTTGATGAATAACAGAGAGCCGGAGTACCGAAATGGAAAATTAGTTATATCTGCAAAGAG CTTGTCTCATGCATTGGAAATTTTTCAAGAGAACAAGATGAGTGATAAGGACAGCTTGAAGCTGGAAGTGACTGCTGATGCCTTGAAG GCTGCTGAAAAAGGAACTGCTCCAACTGCTGCAAAATCAGAAACAAAACCTGCAACTTTGCTGCCACCAGTACGCCCTCCTGCTGCCGCTTCTGctgcccctgctgctgctgctgctgctgctgctcctgcagTTGAGAGCAAACCAGCACCAGAGAAGAAGGATAGTCCACCTCCAGCTGCAAAAGCACCG GAAGTGCCACCAGATAATGAGTTTGAAAAGCGTATTAGACCGGAAGTTATACCTGCTAATGAAATTGGAGTCTCATTTGATGATATCGGTGCCTTGGATGATATCAAAGAATCCCTTCATGAACTTGTCATGCTGCCTCTTCGACGGCCTGACCTCTTCAAAGGAGGTCTTCTTAAGCCTTGCAGAGGTATATTACTTTTCGGCCCTCCGGGAACTGGAAAGACAATGCTGGCCAAGGCTATAGCAAATGAAGCTCAAGCAAGTTTTATAAATGTCTCGATGTCAACTATCACGTCAAAGTGGTTTGGGGAAGATGAAAAGAATGTCCGCGCATTGTTCACATTAGCTGCCAAAGTATCGCCAACTATCATTTTTGTTGACGAAGTTGATAGCATACTTGGGCAGCGGAACAGAGCTGGGGAGCATGAAGCAATGAGGAAGATCAAGAATGAGTTCATGACACACTGGGATGGACTCTTGTCAAGACCAGATCAGAGAATTCTTGTTCTTGCTGCAACTAACCGGCCTTTCGATCTTGATGAGGCTATCATTCGTAGGTTCGAGAGGAG AATCATGGTGGGTCTGCCATCAATGGAAAGTCGGGAACTGATTATGAGGCGGCTTTTGTCAAAGGAGAAAGTTGATGAAGGGCTGGACTTTAAGGAGCTAGCAACTATGACAGAAGGATATAGTGGCAGTGATCTTAAG AATCTATGCACCACGGCAGCGTATCGCCCTGTGAGGGAGCTGATacagaaggaaagaaagaaggagCTG GAGAAGCTGAAGCGTGAAAAAGGAGGAGCTCCGTCGGATTctacaaagaagaaagaaaaggaggagccAATCATTCTAAGGCCACTAAACATGACAGATTTGAAGGAAGCAAAGAACCAG GTGGCTGCAAGTTTCGCTGCCGAGGGCGCCATAATGGGTGAGCTGAGGCAATGGAACGAGCTGTACGGCGAAGGCGGTTCCAGAAAGAAGCAGCAATTGACATACTTCCTTTGA
- the LOC101779487 gene encoding uncharacterized AAA domain-containing protein C24B10.10c isoform X2, whose amino-acid sequence MSDKDSLKLEVTADALKAAEKGTAPTAAKSETKPATLLPPVRPPAAASAAPAAAAAAAAPAVESKPAPEKKDSPPPAAKAPEVPPDNEFEKRIRPEVIPANEIGVSFDDIGALDDIKESLHELVMLPLRRPDLFKGGLLKPCRGILLFGPPGTGKTMLAKAIANEAQASFINVSMSTITSKWFGEDEKNVRALFTLAAKVSPTIIFVDEVDSILGQRNRAGEHEAMRKIKNEFMTHWDGLLSRPDQRILVLAATNRPFDLDEAIIRRFERRIMVGLPSMESRELIMRRLLSKEKVDEGLDFKELATMTEGYSGSDLKNLCTTAAYRPVRELIQKERKKELEKLKREKGGAPSDSTKKKEKEEPIILRPLNMTDLKEAKNQVAASFAAEGAIMGELRQWNELYGEGGSRKKQQLTYFL is encoded by the exons ATGAGTGATAAGGACAGCTTGAAGCTGGAAGTGACTGCTGATGCCTTGAAG GCTGCTGAAAAAGGAACTGCTCCAACTGCTGCAAAATCAGAAACAAAACCTGCAACTTTGCTGCCACCAGTACGCCCTCCTGCTGCCGCTTCTGctgcccctgctgctgctgctgctgctgctgctcctgcagTTGAGAGCAAACCAGCACCAGAGAAGAAGGATAGTCCACCTCCAGCTGCAAAAGCACCG GAAGTGCCACCAGATAATGAGTTTGAAAAGCGTATTAGACCGGAAGTTATACCTGCTAATGAAATTGGAGTCTCATTTGATGATATCGGTGCCTTGGATGATATCAAAGAATCCCTTCATGAACTTGTCATGCTGCCTCTTCGACGGCCTGACCTCTTCAAAGGAGGTCTTCTTAAGCCTTGCAGAGGTATATTACTTTTCGGCCCTCCGGGAACTGGAAAGACAATGCTGGCCAAGGCTATAGCAAATGAAGCTCAAGCAAGTTTTATAAATGTCTCGATGTCAACTATCACGTCAAAGTGGTTTGGGGAAGATGAAAAGAATGTCCGCGCATTGTTCACATTAGCTGCCAAAGTATCGCCAACTATCATTTTTGTTGACGAAGTTGATAGCATACTTGGGCAGCGGAACAGAGCTGGGGAGCATGAAGCAATGAGGAAGATCAAGAATGAGTTCATGACACACTGGGATGGACTCTTGTCAAGACCAGATCAGAGAATTCTTGTTCTTGCTGCAACTAACCGGCCTTTCGATCTTGATGAGGCTATCATTCGTAGGTTCGAGAGGAG AATCATGGTGGGTCTGCCATCAATGGAAAGTCGGGAACTGATTATGAGGCGGCTTTTGTCAAAGGAGAAAGTTGATGAAGGGCTGGACTTTAAGGAGCTAGCAACTATGACAGAAGGATATAGTGGCAGTGATCTTAAG AATCTATGCACCACGGCAGCGTATCGCCCTGTGAGGGAGCTGATacagaaggaaagaaagaaggagCTG GAGAAGCTGAAGCGTGAAAAAGGAGGAGCTCCGTCGGATTctacaaagaagaaagaaaaggaggagccAATCATTCTAAGGCCACTAAACATGACAGATTTGAAGGAAGCAAAGAACCAG GTGGCTGCAAGTTTCGCTGCCGAGGGCGCCATAATGGGTGAGCTGAGGCAATGGAACGAGCTGTACGGCGAAGGCGGTTCCAGAAAGAAGCAGCAATTGACATACTTCCTTTGA
- the LOC101755169 gene encoding uncharacterized protein LOC101755169, with protein MIWIMKLLLSKSRPSLMFIACLSIIRDKKRQIRRIGVKLLPRPEGSIKIFGDVYPNGVWSELEHGVVSHILRNLVALASFKGESKLRTCTGFFIDYADKCPTILTSASLVRKNDAKIIEGLRIVVLLPNRERCEGKLEHYSLHYNVALVSVKNYTVDCPVDLNSEHLDWSTKLLAVGRCFESGLAMAASGKCTRWSGNLDCKDLQYTACTITKAGIGGPLVAVNGKFVGMNYYNRNMGTPFLWFDLLRGILNYFKTGQTNYMKIIHGSSGLLCKLGCIVKDGEQQPPNR; from the exons ATGATTTGGATTATGAAATTGCTGTTGTCAAAGTCAAGGCCATCCTTGATGTTTATTGCGTGCCTCTCGATCATCAG GGataaaaaaagacaaataaGACGCATAGGTGTGAAACTTCTCCCTCGTCCTGAAG GTAGCATTAAGATTTTTGGAGACGTATATCCTAATGGTGTCTGGAGTGAACTCGAGCATGGAGTTGTTTCTCACATATTAAGAAATCTTGTTGCACTTGCTTCATTCAAAG GTGAATCAAAATTAAGAACATGCACGGGATTTTTCATTGACTATGCTGATAAATGCCCGACTATTCTGACATCAGCGAGCTTGGTTAGGAAAAACGACGCCAAAATTATTGAGGGCTTAAGG ATTGTGGTGTTGCTTCCAAACAGGGAACGCTGTGAAGGAAAATTGGAACATTATAGTTTACATTACAATGTTGCTCTAGTCAGCGTCAAGAATTATACTGTTGATTGTCCTGTGGATCTGAACAGTGAGCATTTAGATTGGTCTACCAAGTTATTAGCCGTGGGCCGTTGCTTTGAATCAGGTTTAGCTATGGCTGCAAGTGGAAAATGTACCAGGTGGTCAGGCAACCTGGATTGCAAAGATCTTCAGTACACTGCATGTACAATCACTAAG GCTGGGATTGGAGGGCCCCTTGTTGCTGTCAACGGCAAATTTGTGGGCATGAACTACTATAATAGGAACATGGGAACTCCGTTCCTGTGGTTTGATCTTCTCCGTGGAATTCTGAACTATTTTAAGACAGGACA aacaaattatatgaagaTAATCCATGGTTCATCAGGATTACTTTGTAAGCTGGGCTGTATTGTTAAAGATGGTGAGCAACAACCACCAAATAGGTAA